One window from the genome of Magnolia sinica isolate HGM2019 chromosome 4, MsV1, whole genome shotgun sequence encodes:
- the LOC131244566 gene encoding condensin-2 complex subunit H2-like — protein MTEKEEHDSASGASFRILQPNRDPKSNWAVDLAKNLEDYLLKICSREIEAEVEGGHPSVNFVEVALLIQGSIQVYSRNVEYLYSLVLHALEFISQKRLDG, from the exons ATGACAGAAAAAGAAGAGCACGACAGCGCTAGTGGCGCTAGTTTCCGCATCCTGCAGCCCAATCGCGACCCTAAATCGAACTGGGCTGTTGATCTCGCCAAGAACCTCGAAGACTATCTTCTCAAGATCTGTTCCAGAGAAATCGAGGCTGAAGTTGAAGGCGGCCACCCCTCTGTGAATTTTGTCGAAG ttGCTCTGCTTATTCAAGGTTCGATTCAGGTGTATAGTCGAAACGTGGAATATCTATATTCTTTGGTTTTGCATGCGTTGGAGTTCATTTCTCAGAAGAG attggatggctaa